TCGAAGAACTCGGGGCTGCACAGGACCCGGACCCCGGACATGACGTCGCCCTTCAGGTTCTGCTCGATGTGGCGGGCCACCTCGAAACACTTGTTGCGGACCTGGGTGGTTTCGGTGGTCAGGGCAAAGTCCACGGTCTTCTGGGCAATGCCGAACTCATTGAACAGGTTGTAGATGACATCACCCGAGGCGTCGGTGATGATGCCCTTCAAGGCTCCGGCCCGGAGAAACTCCAGGGTGATGGAGTGCTTGTTGCGCAGCTCGGCCAGGTGCTCATTCATGACGTCCATGTAGACGGCCAACTGTCTGGCCGATCCAAAGGCCCGCTTGCCGGCGTATTCTTCGGGCAAAATAACGTCGTCGTGGGGGATGTGCGGAATGGTGAAGGTCCGGGCCCGTTTGGCCCCGTGCTTGGCCTGGGTTCCAGGGGATCCCAGGGGCAGGGAGGGCAACAGGGTGAGCACGCCGTCGCGCTCGTCGATCATGATCTCCCGGGTATAGACCCCTTTGGTGGGGAACAGGCCCAGCTCGTTGATTCGTCCATAGCGGTTCGGGATGAGGTTGACGGCATCGGTCAGCTCGACGGCCGAAAAAGCGTCATTCCCATAAGGGTTGGCAATAATGTCTGGCATGTCGATCCTCCTATGCCTCGACCAAGGCGACGATGCCCTGGGTTTTGAGTTCTCGCAGGGCGTCGGCCTTTTGTCCGGCCGTGGCTCCGGCGGGCCAGACCAGACCGGATTCGATCACTCCGGCCTCGCGGACAATGGCCACCCCGGTCACGTCGCCGTCGGTGGCGTTATAGGCCCCATAGGCGATGGCGGCCGCGATCTGGGTGCCGTCTGTGGCGGACAGGTCCAGGCCCTTGCAGGCTCCGGATCCGGCCTCGATCTCGACGGTGAAGGAGTCGCCAACCTCGAAATCCGGGTCGCCGTCGGCAATGGTGAAGTTGAGGTGCTCGGAGGTGTAGGCCGAGCCGACAGTGGCGTCGTTGAGGCGGGTCCCGTCAGGGGCGATGACCTTGAAGGTCCCGGCCCCGGCCACCTTGGCAATGCAGGCCAGGGTGTAGGTCCCGATCTGGACTTTTTTCCCGGCGGTCACGGTGCCGACCGTTCCGGCTCCGGTATTGGTCCCTTTCTCGGCGGCATTGACATCAAACAGGACCCGGCCCAGGACCTGGCCGACCTGGACGGCGGCCGAGCCAGTAAAGACGACCTTTTCCCTGGAAAACTCCTTGTC
The nucleotide sequence above comes from Deltaproteobacteria bacterium. Encoded proteins:
- a CDS encoding major capsid protein, with the translated sequence MANPYGNDAFSAVELTDAVNLIPNRYGRINELGLFPTKGVYTREIMIDERDGVLTLLPSLPLGSPGTQAKHGAKRARTFTIPHIPHDDVILPEEYAGKRAFGSARQLAVYMDVMNEHLAELRNKHSITLEFLRAGALKGIITDASGDVIYNLFNEFGIAQKTVDFALTTETTQVRNKCFEVARHIEQNLKGDVMSGVRVLCSPEFFEALIAHPLVVEKFLYQESSTTRDDIRRGFRFGGLTFEEYNAMCDLADGSTTRFIAAGEAYAVPEGTTNTFATYFAPADFMEAVNTKGQEIYAKVEPRKFNRGADLHTQSNPLPLCRRPGVIVKLTKNS
- a CDS encoding head decoration protein, which codes for MPTITTAKTLDAVVRYEQDKEFSREKVVFTGSAAVQVGQVLGRVLFDVNAAEKGTNTGAGTVGTVTAGKKVQIGTYTLACIAKVAGAGTFKVIAPDGTRLNDATVGSAYTSEHLNFTIADGDPDFEVGDSFTVEIEAGSGACKGLDLSATDGTQIAAAIAYGAYNATDGDVTGVAIVREAGVIESGLVWPAGATAGQKADALRELKTQGIVALVEA